A single window of Selenomonas sputigena DNA harbors:
- a CDS encoding phage major tail tube protein, with amino-acid sequence MAVNKVPEMVTDAKVYWEGADTMIGVANIDLPELSSMTTSITGVGLAGEIDAPVKGHFQSLELKINWRTPHVTALQMSGGKPVNLEIWANIQNMDGGKNEYDDDCLRIVARGRAKSYAPGTLETGNTTDSSNTIEVHYYKVEYEGKTIVEIDKYNYKAIVNGVDFLAQVRKNIGMN; translated from the coding sequence ATGGCAGTAAACAAAGTCCCCGAAATGGTGACAGATGCAAAGGTATACTGGGAAGGCGCCGACACGATGATCGGCGTCGCCAATATTGATCTGCCTGAGCTGTCGTCTATGACGACGTCCATCACGGGCGTCGGGCTTGCGGGCGAGATCGACGCGCCCGTGAAGGGGCATTTCCAGTCGCTGGAGCTGAAGATCAACTGGCGCACGCCGCACGTCACGGCGCTTCAAATGTCGGGCGGCAAGCCTGTCAACCTCGAAATCTGGGCGAACATCCAGAACATGGACGGCGGCAAGAACGAGTATGACGACGACTGCCTGCGCATCGTCGCGCGCGGCAGGGCTAAGTCCTACGCGCCCGGTACGTTGGAGACGGGCAATACGACGGATAGCTCCAACACGATTGAAGTGCATTACTACAAGGTCGAGTACGAGGGCAAGACCATCGTCGAAATCGACAAGTACAACTACAAGGCGATCGTGAACGGCGTGGACTTCTTGGCACAGGTCAGGAAGAACATCGGCATGAACTGA
- a CDS encoding phage tail tape measure protein produces MAGRLMELAIAIKGKLDASYTASMQKALTEAGNLQRRLGDTSRAMRDAQKAVGGQSLGGFSQNQRQLLAQLGSLNKVQSDFRAFADLKRSVGAMGASFDQAKAKTAALAAEFRKSQASTAQLKAQLEQAKNAMQQMKGKVPAAEYRAARAAVKELTVAYKESQTQTRALGASFEAAKRNAAGMKGMLSEQRAALQAMRASLANAGYSTQNLSQNEIRLRSEIQRTTQALRQAAREQERLAAQRDRQTAQRENHRHAQQNLFNATANWQAGLGAVQTAVSPLTGAIETAANFEQAMAKVKAITRSSDVEMQNLTATARAMGEKTQFSASQAAEAMSYLGMAGWKSEQIISGLPGLLDLAAAGGTDLARTADIISDDLTAFGMSADKAGHMADVFAYTITNTNTNVEMLGETMKYAAPVAHLFGASLEETAALAGLMANSGIKASQAGTSLRAGFLRLAGPPKKASKELNALGVDLDSLYTEQREAAEGMKALGIDMEKFADGPGKMGKILTELKEKTAGMGQEQKMAALGAIFGTTAVSGWLAVLQSSPEDFNAFVKALENSDGEAARMAQIMQNTAKGALTRLKSAVESAAISIGSVFLPMLANAADAVAKWAGVLSQAAAEHPRLIQMLGILAAALATVVMTALTINVATAAWSLLTSTAAMVKGAVLGAQTAFMAWAAAQRAAVVSTAASIAAQRTAAATAVATAAVQRGAATATGLWTAAQWALNAAMAANPVGLVVVAIVALIGIIALAVANIDSLKATASITFNHISGTVSAWVATIQAKFAEALNKITEVWNSITGQSLQSSELIGAIFNNLGFVLGAVFDVAVGIIGNSISVMINLVTSLAQVIGGVVNIVVGLFTGDWDRAWKGAGQVVEGTLGATIGTLKTIAGSISDVFDTLMGKSAEVQKQAEQAKASQDVVAAGRNALPQINADYLPDEGMMQTAAAAQQTSQATAEAATHAQELSANVQQTGQDTQATTDYMKQLQTVVGQVPAQAGAAFSDMGEQSAAAAQAINTNMQQIPAQTQATFQQLPPMAQQGTDGMVQEFSQLATKCQPGGNAFVQGANDWGQRAHQAIATWAEQMASTVENKLSSAWGRISSQFNAGLNVNVTTSGGASIAANATGGIYRKGAFLTTFAEDSAEAAIPLDGSSRAISLWRQAGEMLGVLPKNMPGILPPDINTTAELAAPPTEAQVAAAPVAREPYREASDVKIEYKPTITVQGGAGSEVVHQIQDILRQGKDEMKALVLQVLREQKIKERRTSFA; encoded by the coding sequence ATGGCGGGAAGACTGATGGAACTGGCAATCGCCATCAAGGGCAAGCTCGATGCCTCGTATACGGCGTCCATGCAGAAGGCGCTCACGGAGGCGGGAAACTTGCAGCGCAGGCTCGGCGATACGAGCCGCGCCATGCGCGACGCGCAGAAAGCCGTCGGCGGACAGTCCCTCGGCGGTTTCTCGCAAAATCAGCGGCAGCTCCTCGCACAGCTCGGTTCCTTGAATAAGGTGCAGTCGGACTTCCGCGCCTTTGCCGACCTCAAGCGCTCCGTAGGCGCTATGGGCGCGAGCTTTGACCAGGCGAAGGCGAAGACCGCCGCGCTTGCAGCGGAGTTCCGCAAGTCGCAGGCAAGTACGGCGCAGCTCAAAGCGCAGTTGGAGCAGGCGAAGAACGCCATGCAGCAGATGAAGGGGAAAGTGCCGGCGGCAGAATACCGCGCCGCGCGGGCGGCAGTCAAGGAACTGACGGTGGCGTATAAGGAGAGCCAAACGCAGACAAGGGCGCTCGGTGCAAGTTTCGAGGCGGCGAAGCGCAATGCAGCAGGCATGAAGGGAATGCTGAGCGAGCAGAGAGCCGCGCTTCAAGCCATGCGGGCGAGCCTTGCAAATGCCGGCTACTCGACGCAGAATCTCTCGCAGAATGAAATACGCTTGCGCAGCGAAATCCAGCGCACGACACAAGCATTACGGCAGGCGGCGCGTGAGCAGGAAAGGCTTGCGGCGCAAAGAGATCGCCAAACGGCTCAACGAGAAAACCATCGTCACGCTCAGCAAAACCTTTTCAATGCGACAGCAAACTGGCAAGCCGGATTGGGCGCGGTGCAGACGGCAGTCTCGCCGCTGACGGGAGCAATAGAAACTGCCGCCAATTTCGAGCAGGCCATGGCAAAAGTTAAGGCCATTACGAGATCGAGCGACGTTGAGATGCAAAATCTCACAGCCACGGCCAGAGCCATGGGAGAAAAAACACAATTCTCCGCATCGCAGGCCGCTGAAGCAATGAGCTATTTAGGCATGGCGGGGTGGAAATCTGAGCAGATCATCAGCGGCTTGCCGGGGCTTTTGGACTTGGCCGCCGCAGGCGGAACAGATCTGGCAAGGACGGCGGACATTATCTCCGACGACTTGACCGCTTTCGGCATGAGCGCAGATAAAGCGGGGCACATGGCAGACGTTTTTGCCTACACCATCACCAACACGAATACGAATGTTGAGATGTTGGGCGAAACGATGAAATACGCCGCGCCTGTGGCGCATCTTTTTGGCGCATCGTTGGAAGAAACCGCTGCCCTTGCGGGATTGATGGCGAACAGCGGCATCAAGGCGAGCCAAGCGGGAACATCCTTGCGAGCGGGATTCCTACGCTTGGCAGGGCCGCCAAAGAAAGCGTCGAAAGAGCTGAACGCGCTCGGCGTAGACCTTGACTCGCTCTATACGGAGCAAAGAGAAGCCGCCGAAGGAATGAAAGCTCTCGGCATTGATATGGAGAAATTCGCGGACGGTCCCGGGAAAATGGGGAAAATCCTCACGGAGCTGAAAGAAAAGACCGCAGGCATGGGGCAGGAACAGAAAATGGCAGCTCTTGGCGCTATTTTTGGTACGACTGCCGTCAGCGGCTGGCTTGCCGTCCTGCAATCTTCGCCGGAAGACTTCAATGCGTTTGTCAAGGCGCTTGAAAACTCCGACGGGGAAGCCGCAAGAATGGCGCAAATCATGCAGAATACGGCAAAGGGCGCACTGACGAGACTGAAATCCGCTGTGGAATCTGCCGCGATCAGTATTGGCAGCGTATTCCTTCCTATGCTTGCGAACGCGGCTGATGCTGTGGCAAAGTGGGCGGGCGTGCTCTCCCAAGCCGCAGCCGAACACCCAAGACTTATCCAGATGCTCGGCATTTTGGCGGCGGCGCTTGCGACCGTCGTCATGACAGCGCTCACGATCAATGTCGCGACAGCGGCGTGGAGCCTTCTTACATCCACAGCGGCCATGGTCAAAGGCGCAGTGCTGGGCGCACAAACGGCATTCATGGCGTGGGCGGCCGCGCAAAGAGCTGCTGTAGTCTCTACGGCAGCCTCAATCGCCGCACAGAGAACTGCCGCCGCAACCGCAGTGGCGACGGCAGCCGTACAGCGGGGCGCCGCCACGGCTACGGGCTTGTGGACGGCGGCACAGTGGGCGCTTAATGCGGCGATGGCGGCAAACCCCGTAGGGCTTGTTGTTGTCGCCATCGTCGCCCTAATCGGCATCATCGCTTTGGCAGTTGCCAACATCGACAGCTTGAAAGCGACGGCATCCATTACGTTCAACCACATCTCCGGCACAGTGAGCGCATGGGTGGCAACCATTCAGGCGAAATTCGCCGAAGCCCTGAATAAAATAACCGAGGTATGGAACAGCATCACGGGACAGAGCCTACAATCCTCCGAGCTTATTGGAGCGATTTTCAACAATTTAGGCTTTGTGCTGGGAGCGGTTTTCGATGTTGCCGTGGGTATCATCGGCAATTCCATTTCTGTGATGATAAACTTGGTCACATCGCTGGCGCAAGTGATCGGCGGTGTAGTCAACATCGTCGTCGGATTGTTTACGGGCGATTGGGACAGGGCGTGGAAAGGCGCTGGGCAGGTCGTCGAGGGCACTCTAGGGGCGACGATCGGGACGCTCAAAACGATTGCCGGCAGTATCAGCGACGTTTTCGATACGCTCATGGGGAAATCTGCCGAAGTGCAGAAGCAGGCGGAGCAGGCAAAGGCAAGCCAAGACGTTGTCGCGGCGGGTAGGAACGCACTGCCGCAGATCAATGCGGACTACCTGCCCGACGAAGGCATGATGCAGACCGCTGCAGCTGCACAGCAGACCTCGCAGGCGACCGCCGAGGCGGCGACGCATGCGCAGGAGCTTTCTGCCAACGTCCAGCAGACGGGACAGGACACGCAAGCGACGACAGACTACATGAAGCAGCTTCAGACTGTCGTCGGGCAAGTCCCGGCGCAGGCGGGAGCGGCGTTCTCCGACATGGGCGAGCAGTCCGCAGCGGCGGCGCAGGCCATCAACACGAACATGCAGCAGATTCCTGCACAGACGCAAGCGACCTTTCAGCAGCTTCCGCCGATGGCACAGCAGGGAACGGACGGCATGGTGCAGGAGTTCTCACAGCTCGCTACGAAATGCCAGCCGGGCGGCAACGCCTTCGTGCAGGGAGCGAACGACTGGGGACAGAGAGCACATCAAGCCATTGCCACATGGGCGGAGCAGATGGCTTCCACCGTGGAAAACAAGCTGTCGAGCGCATGGGGGCGCATCTCGTCACAGTTCAACGCGGGATTGAATGTCAACGTGACCACGAGCGGCGGCGCGAGTATCGCCGCAAACGCTACAGGCGGCATCTACCGCAAGGGCGCGTTTCTCACGACGTTCGCCGAGGACAGCGCAGAGGCGGCGATTCCTTTAGACGGTTCAAGCCGCGCCATATCGCTCTGGCGGCAGGCAGGCGAGATGCTGGGCGTACTGCCGAAGAACATGCCGGGTATCCTGCCACCCGACATCAACACCACAGCAGAGCTCGCCGCGCCGCCGACAGAAGCGCAAGTGGCAGCCGCGCCCGTTGCGCGTGAACCGTACCGCGAGGCAAGCGACGTCAAGATCGAGTACAAACCGACGATCACCGTTCAGGGTGGTGCAGGGAGCGAAGTCGTGCATCAGATTCAAGATATCTTGCGTCAGGGCAAGGACGAGATGAAAGCCCTCGTCCTGCAAGTCCTGCGCGAGCAGAAAATAAAGGAGAGGAGGACGTCTTTTGCCTAG
- a CDS encoding tail protein X, whose protein sequence is MPSIYTTIQGDTWDMIAYKVYGKEACMAKLIEANDDLAHIAVFSSGVKIVCPSLEPQASKILPPWRR, encoded by the coding sequence TTGCCTAGTATCTATACGACGATTCAGGGCGACACATGGGACATGATTGCCTACAAGGTCTACGGCAAGGAAGCCTGCATGGCGAAGCTTATCGAGGCGAACGACGACCTTGCCCATATCGCCGTCTTTTCTTCGGGTGTCAAGATCGTCTGCCCTTCACTTGAACCTCAAGCATCGAAGATTCTGCCACCATGGAGGAGATAG
- a CDS encoding phage late control D family protein: MAEYKNPLDDWLKELPEKAELSRRAWLEIKYTPAGEDEETDISEDVSKYLISMSYTDNLSDAADDVTLNLEDRAQLWTEDWFPEGEGNMLDITIHTYNRISLQDGETVFHVGKFEIDEVEITGYPSTVQIKAVSVLGDSSLRGTKKNQTWEEISVWKCAADICERNGLSLLWDCDENPNLDHVEQADESDLAFLLKICKDHGMSLKIMAEQIVIFDDAKYEAQAPIITVYKPGIKAELDENTMPLRWLTGYGLRSKTRDTYWKCHVKYQKGEEKEVIEGEFAAPDREKGRVLYVREQVEDTAEAERLAKKKLRDANKEAVTGSFSTLGNTNFAAGTVLQLKNFGKFDGKYLMTKVEHSVTTSYTTTVDIRRCLDGY; the protein is encoded by the coding sequence ATGGCAGAGTATAAAAACCCGCTCGACGATTGGCTCAAGGAACTGCCGGAGAAAGCGGAGCTGTCGCGCCGCGCCTGGCTGGAAATCAAGTACACGCCTGCGGGAGAGGACGAGGAAACGGACATCTCCGAAGATGTCAGCAAATATCTCATTTCCATGTCCTACACGGACAACCTCTCGGATGCGGCAGACGATGTGACGCTCAACCTCGAAGACAGGGCGCAGCTCTGGACGGAAGACTGGTTTCCCGAGGGCGAAGGCAACATGCTCGACATCACGATCCACACCTACAACCGCATCAGCTTGCAGGACGGCGAGACGGTCTTTCATGTCGGCAAGTTCGAAATCGACGAGGTGGAAATCACTGGCTATCCGTCCACTGTACAGATCAAGGCGGTTTCCGTCCTCGGCGATTCGTCGCTTCGCGGCACGAAGAAAAATCAGACATGGGAAGAAATATCTGTCTGGAAATGCGCCGCCGATATTTGCGAGCGCAACGGACTCTCGCTTCTCTGGGATTGCGACGAAAATCCGAACCTCGACCATGTGGAGCAGGCAGATGAGTCGGACTTAGCCTTTCTCCTGAAAATCTGCAAAGACCACGGCATGAGTCTCAAGATCATGGCGGAGCAGATCGTCATTTTTGACGATGCGAAGTACGAGGCGCAGGCGCCCATCATCACGGTGTATAAGCCGGGCATAAAAGCTGAACTGGATGAGAATACGATGCCGCTGCGCTGGCTCACGGGCTACGGTCTGCGCTCCAAGACGCGCGACACTTACTGGAAATGTCATGTGAAATACCAAAAAGGCGAGGAAAAGGAAGTCATCGAAGGGGAGTTTGCCGCACCCGACCGGGAGAAGGGGCGCGTCCTCTATGTGCGCGAACAGGTCGAGGATACGGCAGAAGCCGAACGTCTCGCGAAGAAGAAACTGCGCGATGCGAACAAGGAAGCCGTCACAGGCAGCTTCTCCACGCTCGGCAACACGAACTTTGCGGCGGGGACGGTTCTGCAGCTCAAGAACTTCGGCAAATTCGACGGCAAGTATCTTATGACGAAGGTGGAGCACAGCGTCACGACGAGTTACACGACGACGGTCGATATCAGGAGGTGTCTGGATGGCTACTGA
- a CDS encoding PAAR domain-containing protein: MPAATRHHDNDTGHDACPPRGLASHSGDVFINGRGAGRVGDTYPPHGCPVHAPHSGKIAAGSATVWINGRQAGRIGDPVSCGGSVAVGSADVFIGG; this comes from the coding sequence ATGCCTGCGGCAACACGACATCATGACAATGACACAGGGCATGACGCCTGTCCGCCGCGAGGTCTAGCCTCGCACAGCGGCGACGTATTCATCAACGGCAGGGGCGCAGGTCGCGTCGGTGACACCTACCCGCCGCACGGCTGTCCTGTGCACGCGCCGCACAGCGGCAAGATCGCCGCAGGGAGTGCGACCGTATGGATCAATGGACGGCAGGCGGGGCGCATCGGTGATCCCGTTTCCTGCGGCGGCAGCGTCGCCGTAGGAAGCGCGGACGTGTTTATTGGCGGCTGA
- a CDS encoding phage tail protein, whose amino-acid sequence MEVGYMGDIVFVSSESRLLTPTKYERESTGRWAEHELLMRKPVSQYGGPGLEKLSFSIILDVGHGIDVQEQLKKLRTMRDTGAVFPLILGGKPVTQSYWRMDSIKETEHYWATDGKLIQCRADIALTEYNDRNEVEETSLESKYGKKADDENGTAGGG is encoded by the coding sequence GTGGAAGTCGGCTATATGGGCGATATTGTCTTTGTCTCGTCGGAAAGTCGCTTGCTCACGCCGACAAAATACGAGCGCGAGAGCACGGGGAGATGGGCAGAGCATGAACTGCTCATGCGAAAGCCCGTCAGTCAATACGGCGGCCCCGGACTGGAAAAGCTCTCGTTCAGCATCATCCTCGACGTGGGGCACGGCATCGACGTGCAAGAGCAGCTCAAGAAGCTCCGTACCATGCGCGACACGGGCGCGGTTTTCCCGCTCATCCTCGGCGGCAAGCCCGTCACGCAGAGCTATTGGCGCATGGACAGCATCAAGGAGACGGAGCATTATTGGGCGACCGACGGCAAGCTCATCCAATGCCGCGCGGACATCGCGCTCACGGAATACAACGACAGAAACGAGGTCGAGGAAACGAGTCTGGAAAGCAAGTACGGCAAGAAGGCGGACGATGAGAACGGCACGGCAGGAGGCGGCTGA
- a CDS encoding GPW/gp25 family protein, with protein sequence MRTARQEAADMVYLIKGSVGAEVDFAPATVVEEVIQNVRTLLATMKFSVPMDRDFGIDGTVIDRPINLAKARLSSEIFRAVRRYEPRAIVESIEFEGAESGRLTPIVKVSVRA encoded by the coding sequence ATGAGAACGGCACGGCAGGAGGCGGCTGATATGGTCTATCTGATCAAGGGGAGCGTTGGGGCAGAAGTAGACTTCGCGCCCGCTACTGTCGTCGAGGAGGTTATTCAGAACGTCCGTACGCTCCTTGCGACGATGAAGTTTTCCGTGCCGATGGATCGCGATTTTGGTATTGACGGTACAGTGATCGACCGCCCCATCAATCTTGCTAAGGCGAGGCTGAGCAGCGAGATATTTCGTGCCGTGCGCCGCTATGAGCCGAGGGCGATCGTTGAATCCATCGAGTTTGAAGGCGCGGAAAGCGGGCGGCTGACGCCGATCGTGAAGGTGAGCGTTCGCGCATAA
- a CDS encoding baseplate J/gp47 family protein, whose protein sequence is MKIKDLAKLTFVDADPQEMEIHILTTVEGLLKRKLARADPLRLFLLSVEALLIQQRLLFDQMAKMNLLAYTKGDYLDHIGILVGANRLPASPAKATMKLTLSAVRDQAVILPKGARITAGDNIYFALDEAAIIPAGSLAVRAAATCTEEGEKGNGYLPGEINKIVDPVPFWAAAENVTKSEGGADTESDEAYRERIQEAPEKFSTAGPALAYEYHAKAASALIVDVSVDSPAPGEVIVYPLLKGGVIPGNEILTLVDKKLNDRSIRPLTDKVSVKAPESVKYDVDVLYYIDRRDATEAAQIQARAESAVQEFIAWQKERLGRDVNPTELYYRLRAAGVKRAEIKQPAFTAMNKKQVAVAESVKASFGGLEDE, encoded by the coding sequence ATGAAAATCAAGGACTTGGCAAAACTGACATTCGTTGACGCCGATCCGCAGGAAATGGAAATCCACATCTTGACGACGGTCGAAGGCCTCTTGAAGCGGAAACTCGCGCGAGCCGATCCGCTGCGACTGTTCCTCTTGAGTGTTGAAGCGCTGCTCATTCAGCAGCGCCTTTTGTTTGACCAAATGGCGAAAATGAACCTTTTGGCGTATACCAAAGGCGACTATCTTGACCATATCGGCATCCTCGTCGGCGCGAATCGTCTGCCTGCGAGTCCTGCCAAAGCGACGATGAAGCTCACGCTGTCGGCGGTGCGCGATCAGGCGGTGATTCTCCCGAAAGGCGCACGGATCACGGCAGGCGACAATATCTATTTCGCACTCGACGAAGCTGCCATCATTCCCGCAGGAAGCCTCGCTGTCAGGGCGGCGGCGACCTGCACGGAAGAAGGCGAAAAGGGAAACGGCTACCTGCCGGGCGAGATCAACAAGATCGTCGACCCTGTACCCTTCTGGGCGGCGGCAGAAAACGTGACGAAGAGCGAGGGCGGCGCGGATACGGAAAGCGACGAAGCATATCGCGAACGCATCCAAGAAGCGCCGGAAAAGTTCTCGACGGCAGGACCCGCGCTCGCCTACGAATATCATGCCAAGGCAGCTTCCGCGCTCATTGTGGATGTCAGCGTCGACAGCCCCGCACCCGGCGAGGTCATCGTCTATCCGCTTCTGAAGGGCGGCGTGATTCCGGGTAACGAAATCCTTACGCTTGTTGACAAGAAGCTCAACGATCGCAGCATACGCCCGTTGACGGACAAAGTGAGCGTCAAAGCGCCCGAAAGCGTCAAGTATGATGTCGATGTCCTTTACTACATCGACCGCCGCGACGCGACCGAGGCGGCGCAGATTCAGGCGCGCGCTGAAAGCGCCGTGCAGGAATTTATCGCATGGCAAAAAGAGCGTTTGGGCAGGGACGTCAACCCGACGGAGCTCTACTACCGTCTGCGGGCGGCAGGCGTGAAGCGGGCAGAAATCAAGCAGCCTGCATTTACTGCCATGAACAAGAAGCAAGTTGCCGTCGCCGAGAGCGTCAAAGCGTCGTTCGGAGGGCTGGAGGATGAGTAA
- a CDS encoding phage tail protein I encodes MSKELRHTSLLDILPQNLLRDEQIKAAAQALDAELQKITEATKEALLLPRLDELQEAVIDLLAWQWHVDFYEPNMSLETKRQLVRESIAWHRLKGTKAAVEKMVQAVFRGGIVTEWFEYGGEPYHFRIDILSAPQITAENTARLLNVINASKNIRSWLDEITYRRDLQDSIHYAAAPTLHATYEINPIVARDADATANLHAGGLPSVCTEYEVYPMSVQDAALSPHVVIGAAMALHQAHEVTERS; translated from the coding sequence ATGAGTAAGGAACTACGGCACACATCGCTCCTCGACATCCTGCCGCAAAATCTCTTGAGAGACGAGCAAATCAAGGCGGCAGCACAGGCGCTCGACGCGGAGCTGCAAAAAATCACGGAAGCGACGAAAGAAGCTCTGCTCCTGCCGCGCTTGGACGAACTGCAGGAAGCGGTCATTGACCTCTTGGCTTGGCAGTGGCACGTTGATTTTTATGAACCGAACATGAGCCTTGAGACGAAGCGTCAGCTCGTCCGCGAATCCATCGCATGGCATCGTCTCAAGGGCACGAAAGCCGCTGTCGAGAAGATGGTGCAAGCCGTGTTCAGGGGCGGCATCGTTACGGAATGGTTTGAGTACGGCGGCGAGCCCTATCATTTCCGCATAGACATTCTATCCGCGCCGCAGATAACGGCAGAGAATACGGCACGTTTGCTCAATGTCATCAACGCCTCTAAAAATATCCGCTCATGGCTGGATGAAATCACCTATAGGCGTGACTTGCAGGATTCGATCCACTACGCCGCCGCCCCTACACTTCACGCGACCTACGAAATTAACCCGATTGTAGCGCGTGATGCAGATGCAACAGCGAACCTCCATGCGGGCGGATTGCCGAGCGTATGCACGGAATATGAAGTCTATCCCATGTCGGTGCAGGATGCGGCATTGTCGCCGCATGTCGTCATCGGGGCAGCGATGGCGCTCCATCAAGCACATGAAGTCACAGAAAGGAGTTAA
- a CDS encoding phage tail protein: MANWQSGQLTKAGRDLQIKVEAGQCKLELTKIKLGDGTEDIGAIDALTDLVGPKAVFDISSVVAKDGMCTVTGVISSSNVTAAFYAREWGLFAKDPDKGEILYMISLDPNPESIPPKTAALKQAATYAMNIVVSNATHIEVRIDPAGLVNASMLANGAGLVQRSTRYEMGDILYDTQLTRHDLRLECVQAGTTAATLQDLSDVHLGQSITDGTVVWRVKRLYTIDGDMFEIDTDGGIMPTAEPHYSVNYELDEDGNIMPKAM; encoded by the coding sequence ATGGCAAACTGGCAAAGCGGGCAGCTCACGAAAGCGGGGCGCGACCTGCAAATCAAAGTGGAGGCGGGACAATGCAAGCTTGAACTGACGAAAATCAAGCTCGGCGACGGCACAGAGGACATCGGCGCGATTGACGCCCTGACCGATCTCGTCGGGCCGAAAGCCGTTTTTGACATCAGCAGCGTCGTCGCGAAAGACGGCATGTGCACCGTGACGGGCGTCATCTCCTCGTCCAACGTCACGGCGGCGTTTTATGCAAGGGAGTGGGGGCTTTTTGCCAAAGACCCCGACAAGGGTGAAATCCTCTACATGATCTCGCTCGACCCGAATCCCGAGAGCATCCCGCCGAAGACCGCCGCCTTGAAACAAGCGGCGACGTACGCAATGAACATTGTCGTCTCCAATGCGACGCATATCGAGGTGCGCATCGACCCTGCGGGGCTGGTCAACGCCTCCATGCTCGCGAATGGCGCAGGACTCGTACAGCGCAGCACGCGCTACGAGATGGGCGACATCCTCTACGATACGCAGCTCACGCGGCACGACCTGCGCCTTGAGTGCGTGCAGGCGGGCACGACGGCGGCGACACTGCAGGACCTGAGCGACGTGCATCTCGGGCAGAGCATCACCGATGGTACAGTCGTCTGGCGAGTTAAGCGTCTCTACACCATCGATGGCGACATGTTTGAAATTGACACAGACGGCGGCATCATGCCGACGGCAGAGCCGCACTACAGCGTCAACTATGAGCTGGATGAGGACGGAAATATCATGCCAAAGGCAATGTAA